A part of Aricia agestis chromosome 13, ilAriAges1.1, whole genome shotgun sequence genomic DNA contains:
- the LOC121733408 gene encoding serine protease Hayan-like, with protein MWLILCVICFMSGIQVHIADEEIEKCVPNDDTPEGKCVPILECELALRTIKEKRANPYSRCRFEGFTEIICCPVAENKYGTETTTQRSGKSAGTRVADKECQKIKDSVNVPLSTYIIGGDDTYVGEFPHMVALGYENGDSYTFDCGGSLVSESYVLTAAHCVGNRLDKPPKIARLGTLDVSDDRYNATTDVRVAEIKLHPRRTPATKYHDIALLRLESPVNIREEASPICLFTSEEDPQVPLSLTVTGWGQTTLSTRLRNITLQKASLSFLARDECGESYKIGDKYWLKLPNGIISEQLCAHHPQGRTDTCQGDSGGPLQILSSDNYYRLVGVTSFGIGCGTSKPGVYTKIYPYLDWIEREVWPDAD; from the exons ATGTGGCTTATATTATGTGTGATATGTTTTATGTCCGGCATACAAGTGCATATTGCTGATGAag AGATTGAAAAATGTGTGCCAAATGATGACACCCCTGAAGGAAAGTGTGTCCCGATATTGGAATGTGAACTCGCTTTGAg GACAATAAAAGAGAAGAGAGCGAATCCGTACAGTAGGTGCAGATTCGAGGGATTCACTGAGATCATCTGCTGTCCAGTCGCCGAAAACAAATATGGCACCGAGACTACTACACAGAGATCTG GTAAAAGTGCCGGTACAAGAGTTGCTGATAAAG AATGTCAGAAGATTAAGGACAGCGTGAACGTTCCCCTCAGCACATACATCATCGGCGGCGACGACACGTACGTCGGGGAATTCCCGCACATG GTGGCGCTAGGGTATGAGAATGGCGACAGCTACACCTTCGACTGCGGAGGTTCCCTCGTGTCGGAGTCCTACGTGCTCACGGCGGCGCACTGCGTGGGCAACAGACTTGA CAAGCCGCCCAAAATAGCCAGGCTGGGTACTTTGGACGTGTCGGACGACCGGTACAACGCCACCACCGACGTGCGGGTCGCGGAGATCAAGCTGCACCCGCGACGGACGCCCGCCACCAAGTACCACGATATTGCGCTGTTAAG GTTGGAGAGCCCGGTAAATATTAGAGAAGAAGCCAGCCCCATATGCCTGTTTACTTCAGAGGAGGACCCCCAAGTACCGCTATCGCTAACCGTCACCGGTTGGGGACAAACCACACTCTCAA CTAGACTACGGAATATAACTCTTCAGAAGGCATCGCTGTCGTTCCTCGCGCGGGACGAGTGCGGGGAGTCGTATAAGATCGGCGACAAGTACTGGCTCAAGCTGCCGAACGGCATAATAAGCGAGCAGCTGTGCGCCCACCACCCGCAGGGGCGGACGGACACTTGTCAG GGAGACTCCGGGGGCCCGCTCCAAATACTGTCCTCGGACAACTACTATAGGCTAGTGGGCGTGACCTCCTTTGGCATCGGCTGCGGGACCTCCAAGCCGGGAGTGTACACCAAAATATACCCCTACTTGGACTGGATAGAGCGAGAGGTGTGGCCCGATGCGgattaa
- the LOC121733406 gene encoding serine protease persephone-like, which yields MWLKYAVLFFYAIVVKSGEIGDKCVPNDDVTDGSCMIITDCKVAVRAIRQNYFHPFTRCGFHQVMEIVCCPPEDYVLPGKNKNTERPRTTTVPPLTTTVSVKKQAEDRPKRIAEIECQKIIEKSGPPLDLHIVGGSVASPGEFPHMAALAYKREEGYLFQCGGSLISESFILSAAHCVDTLDMIKPEFARLGTVLLGSRDFNDTTDTRVTDIYLFPEYKRISKYHDLALLRLEKPVRFTEDLSPICLYTSISDPEIPLMVTGWGRTDFKRDDGSEVLLKARISAVAVSKCREHYDAYRRLPDGVIPAQICAGDQNGLKDSCQGDSGGPLQVLNSDDSRYRLVGITSFGRGCGSPVPGVYTRVAHYLDWIETNVWPQSKL from the exons TGATTGTAAGGTCGCTGTGAG GGCGATCAGACAAAACTATTTTCACCCGTTCACAAGATGTGGCTTCCACCAAGTGATGGAGATTGTGTGCTGTCCACCAGAGGATTATGTGTTGCCAGGTAAAAACAAGAATACCGAGCGACCGAGGACTACCACTGTGCCACCCCTAACTACTACTGTatcggttaaaaaacaag CTGAAGATAGGCCAAAGAGAATTGCAGAAATAG aatgtcagAAGATAATAGAGAAGAGTGGACCGCCTCTAGATCTGCACATAGTGGGTGGCAGCGTCGCCTCACCGGGGGAGTTCCCGCATATG GCGGCTCTAGCTTACAAACGCGAGGAGGGCTACCTGTTCCAGTGCGGCGGCTCGCTCATCTCAGAGTCCTTCATCCTGTCAGCAGCTCACTGTGTGGATACACTTGACAT GATAAAACCTGAGTTTGCTCGACTGGGTACTGTGCTGCTGGGTAGCCGAGACTTCAACGACACGACCGACACAAGAGTCACTGATATATACCTCTTTCCCGAGTATAAAAGGATCAGCAAATATCACGATTTGGCTTTACTCAG gTTAGAGAAGCCGGTGCGATTCACAGAGGACCTGAGTCCCATATGCCTGTACACGTCCATTAGCGACCCTGAAATACCCCTCATGGTCACCGGTTGGGGAAGAACTGACTTCAAAC gtGACGACGGCAGCGAGGTCCTGCTGAAGGCTCGTATATCGGCGGTGGCGGTCAGCAAGTGCCGAGAGCACTACGACGCCTACCGCCGCCTGCCCGACGGCGTCATACCGGCACAGATCTGCGCCGGCGACCAGAACGGCTTGAAGGATTCGTGCCAG GGTGACTCCGGTGGTCCGCTGCAAGTGCTCAACAGCGATGACAGCCGCTACCGTCTGGTCGGCATCACGTCATTCGGTCGCGGCTGCGGCTCGCCCGTGCCCGGCGTCTACACGCGCGTCGCACACTACCTCGACTGGATCGAGACGAATGTGTGGCCGCAGAGCAAGTTGTAA